The proteins below are encoded in one region of Silene latifolia isolate original U9 population chromosome 2, ASM4854445v1, whole genome shotgun sequence:
- the LOC141643025 gene encoding uncharacterized protein LOC141643025 yields MGETKGSHSHIVEIPVEQENTENNVLTISSAIQQHPMMEISQSPGHFLLLKLWQRDEDLFARRITMKETRLDSIKQEIFQLCCIFFLFHGFFSTILFISSVNHAENEEHMKCRKWWIPSLLSIMTSMVVALLVQVKLYKYWKVACRLKREAGDNRALTRCTQELRMKGASFDLSKEPQINSKRMKSSSVEIKWKPVTWCCQYLVTVCLVVFAGLVFPTPKLFLCIL; encoded by the coding sequence ATGGGAGAAACAAAAGGATCCCACTCCCACATAGTAGAAATCCCAGTTGAACAAGAAAATACAGAAAACAATGTCCTTACAATTTCATCAGCAATCCAACAACACCCAATGATGGAAATATCTCAAAGTCCAGGCCATTTCTTACTCTTAAAACTCTGGCAAAGAGATGAAGACCTTTTCGCTCGTCGAATCACTATGAAAGAAACAAGATTAGACTCAATCAAACAAGAAATATTCCAACTTTGCTgcattttcttcctttttcatggCTTCTTCTCCACCATACTCTTCATTTCATCAGTTAACCATGCGGAAAATGAAGAGCACATGAAATGCAGGAAATGGTGGATTCCTTCTCTTCTGTCAATTATGACATCAATGGTGGTAGCATTGTTGGTGCAAGTGAAGCTTTACAAGTACTGGAAGGTGGCGTGTCGACTGAAGCGAGAGGCGGGTGATAATCGGGCGCTAACGAGGTGCACTCAGGAGCTAAGGATGAAAGGGGCTAGCTTTGATTTGTCAAAGGAGCCTCAGATTAACAGCAAGAGGATGAAAAGTTCGAGTGTCGAGATTAAGTGGAAACCCGTGACTTGGTGTTGTCAGTATTTAGTGACAGTTTGCCTTGTTGTGTTCGCAGGACTTGTATTTCCGACACCAAAGTTGTTCCTCTGTATATTATGA